A genomic region of Prosthecobacter sp. contains the following coding sequences:
- a CDS encoding DUF1549 and DUF1553 domain-containing protein, with protein sequence MPNAPLQIIATSLLLCVITQAAEPVAIDWAKARQHWSFVPPKARALPKVKDAAWPRGRVDHFILASMEAKDLTPSREADARTLIRRVTFDLTGLPPTPEEVRVFVNDTRPDAYARLAEDLLGRRAFGERMASVWLNLARYAEDQAHQVGGNSSLNYPNAWRYRDWVIAAFNADLPYDAFIEKQLAVDLIEPQNKADLAALGFLGLGHKLYARSRLDVQAEEWSEQVDTVSQTFLGLTVACARCHDHKFDPITARDYYAMAGVFASVQMVNLRPDGKEEDSKTLADKMDPGTLHVVRDLKPHDLPVYDRGDMEAPGTTAPRGWLQVLSKGEPAKFQQGSGRAELARQITDPANPLTARVMVNRVWDLLFGKPLARTTSNFGATGDKPTHPELLDDLAIRFMQDGWSLKRLMRELVMSATYRQSSSGSAANSQLDEANDHLWRMNRRQLGIESWRDAIMATAGTLTLEGGASQSLDAPTHHKRTIYSQVSRRELNKTLMLFDYPDANVHAARRSSSTTPTQKLFVMNSPFIIEQSKKLAQRLQQSGNDDIARIRHAYELLFAREPETEELAIAQEFLKQPAESALTAWEQLAQALLATNEMLYVD encoded by the coding sequence CCGCATGGCCGCGTGGGCGTGTGGATCACTTCATCCTCGCGAGCATGGAGGCGAAGGATCTCACACCTTCACGTGAGGCCGATGCGCGGACTTTGATCCGCCGCGTGACCTTTGACCTCACCGGCCTGCCGCCGACGCCTGAGGAGGTGCGGGTGTTTGTAAATGACACGCGCCCGGATGCCTATGCACGGCTGGCAGAGGATTTGCTTGGTCGTCGCGCCTTTGGCGAGCGCATGGCGAGTGTGTGGCTCAATCTCGCGCGCTATGCCGAGGATCAGGCGCATCAGGTAGGCGGCAACTCCTCGCTCAACTATCCGAACGCGTGGCGTTATCGCGACTGGGTCATCGCGGCCTTCAATGCCGACCTGCCTTACGATGCATTCATCGAGAAGCAGCTCGCGGTTGATTTGATCGAGCCGCAAAACAAGGCAGACCTCGCCGCGCTCGGTTTTCTCGGGCTCGGGCACAAGCTGTATGCTCGCAGCCGGCTGGATGTGCAGGCGGAGGAGTGGTCGGAGCAGGTGGACACTGTTTCGCAGACTTTTCTCGGCCTCACGGTTGCCTGCGCACGCTGCCACGATCACAAGTTCGATCCGATCACGGCCCGCGATTACTACGCCATGGCTGGTGTCTTCGCCTCGGTGCAGATGGTGAATCTGCGCCCCGATGGCAAGGAGGAGGACAGCAAAACATTGGCCGACAAGATGGACCCTGGCACCCTTCACGTCGTGCGCGACCTCAAGCCGCATGACCTGCCCGTCTATGATCGTGGTGATATGGAGGCTCCAGGCACCACGGCTCCGCGTGGCTGGTTGCAGGTGCTGAGCAAGGGTGAGCCGGCGAAGTTTCAGCAAGGCAGCGGTCGTGCGGAGTTGGCCCGCCAGATCACCGATCCTGCCAATCCGCTCACGGCCCGCGTGATGGTGAATCGCGTGTGGGATCTGCTCTTCGGCAAGCCCCTGGCACGCACCACGAGTAACTTCGGCGCGACGGGCGACAAACCGACACATCCTGAACTGCTCGACGACCTCGCCATCCGCTTCATGCAGGACGGCTGGTCCTTGAAGCGTCTCATGCGCGAACTGGTCATGTCCGCCACCTATCGCCAAAGCAGCAGCGGCAGCGCCGCGAACTCCCAGCTTGATGAAGCAAACGATCACCTCTGGCGCATGAACCGCCGCCAGCTCGGTATCGAATCGTGGCGCGATGCCATCATGGCCACCGCAGGCACGCTCACTCTGGAAGGCGGCGCATCGCAGAGCCTCGATGCTCCCACGCATCACAAACGCACGATTTACTCCCAGGTCAGCCGCCGCGAGCTGAACAAGACGCTCATGCTCTTCGATTACCCGGATGCGAACGTCCACGCCGCCCGCCGAAGCAGCAGCACCACGCCCACGCAGAAGCTCTTCGTGATGAACAGCCCCTTCATCATCGAGCAGTCGAAAAAGCTCGCCCAGCGCCTTCAGCAAAGCGGCAATGATGACATTGCACGTATTCGCCACGCCTACGAACTCCTTTTTGCCCGCGAACCCGAGACGGAAGAACTCGCCATCGCCCAGGAGTTTCTGAAACAACCCGCCGAGTCTGCCCTCACCGCGTGGGAGCAGCTCGCGCAGGCTCTGCTGGCCACCAACGAAATGCTTTATGTGGACTGA
- a CDS encoding arylsulfatase: MKRLLILLCLLSSFAAAAPRPNIIVILADDMGFSDLGCYGGEIQTPNLDKLAAEGMRFSQFYNCALCGPSRAALMTGLHPHQVGMTQWTGLLTNNCVTMFEVLKRADYTTCAVGRLDMLTAEDWHDPQNLSHHVDRYFGTTGHQGPGNYFANTRNTAFYRDGKPYTIPDGGYKTDLITDFTIEFLQQRDKTKPFLLYMAHYAPHWPLHAKAADIAKYRELYRKLGWDAAREQRLKRLVESGILPAGTKLSPREARAAAWSEAEHLDWEAERMAVFAAQIDCLDQSVGRVMEAVRGTNTLVFFLSDNGASDKAVGQLDKPGQTWRADGKRTRVGNKPDIMPGPGDTFVTAGPAWANVSNSPFRQHKQSNHEGGISAPLIAWWPGVVPAGKISPEVSHITDITATVFDVAGQNYPTAFDNRVVTPLAGKSLLPVIKGGTRAGHESLCWATSGSKAVRMGDWKLVAASKGKWELYDMSTDRTELHDLASEQPERVATMAKVFEAWHQR, encoded by the coding sequence ATGAAACGCCTGCTTATCCTCCTCTGCCTGCTCTCATCATTCGCGGCAGCGGCACCGCGCCCGAACATCATCGTCATCCTGGCCGATGACATGGGCTTCTCCGACCTAGGCTGCTACGGCGGCGAGATTCAGACGCCGAATCTCGACAAACTCGCCGCCGAGGGCATGCGCTTCTCGCAGTTCTACAATTGCGCTTTGTGTGGTCCCTCACGCGCCGCCTTGATGACCGGGCTTCACCCGCATCAGGTCGGCATGACGCAGTGGACCGGCCTGCTCACGAACAACTGCGTGACGATGTTCGAGGTGCTGAAACGCGCCGACTACACAACCTGCGCCGTCGGTCGGCTGGACATGCTCACGGCGGAGGACTGGCACGATCCGCAGAACCTCTCGCATCATGTGGATCGCTACTTTGGCACCACCGGGCATCAAGGGCCGGGCAACTACTTCGCCAACACGCGCAACACCGCCTTCTACCGCGATGGAAAGCCCTACACGATCCCCGATGGCGGCTACAAGACTGACCTCATCACCGATTTCACCATCGAATTCCTCCAGCAGCGGGACAAAACAAAGCCCTTCCTTCTCTACATGGCCCATTACGCGCCGCATTGGCCGCTGCATGCGAAAGCGGCCGACATCGCGAAGTATCGTGAGCTGTATCGCAAACTCGGCTGGGATGCCGCGCGCGAGCAACGCCTGAAGCGCCTCGTTGAAAGCGGCATCCTGCCTGCCGGCACGAAACTCTCGCCGCGCGAGGCTCGTGCAGCCGCCTGGAGCGAGGCTGAACATCTCGACTGGGAAGCGGAGCGCATGGCCGTCTTTGCCGCGCAGATCGACTGCCTCGATCAAAGTGTGGGGCGCGTGATGGAGGCCGTGCGTGGCACCAACACGCTCGTCTTCTTCCTCAGCGACAACGGCGCTTCCGACAAGGCTGTCGGGCAACTCGACAAGCCAGGCCAGACCTGGCGGGCCGACGGCAAACGCACCCGCGTGGGCAACAAGCCCGACATCATGCCCGGCCCCGGCGACACCTTCGTCACCGCCGGTCCCGCCTGGGCCAATGTTTCCAACTCCCCCTTCCGCCAGCACAAGCAGTCGAATCACGAAGGCGGCATTTCAGCACCGCTGATCGCTTGGTGGCCGGGAGTCGTGCCTGCCGGCAAAATCAGCCCCGAGGTCAGCCACATCACCGACATCACCGCGACCGTCTTCGATGTCGCTGGCCAAAATTATCCCACCGCCTTCGACAATCGTGTGGTGACACCTCTCGCAGGAAAATCGCTTCTGCCGGTGATCAAAGGCGGCACACGGGCCGGTCATGAATCCCTCTGCTGGGCCACCTCCGGCAGCAAAGCCGTGCGCATGGGCGACTGGAAGCTCGTCGCTGCCTCGAAAGGCAAATGGGAACTTTATGATATGAGCACCGACCGCACGGAGCTTCATGATCTCGCCTCCGAGCAGCCCGAACGCGTCGCCACCATGGCGAAGGTGTTTGAGGCGTGGCATCAACGCTGA
- a CDS encoding DUF1501 domain-containing protein, which translates to MTRRDALQRLSAGFGAIGLAGMMGSQANAAVKQQVTPKAKRVIFLFMNGAPSHIDTFDPKPALKKYEGQQPSGKLYRAPKTSGFMSSPLKFSKCGQSGIEVSESLPALGSIIDDCCVIRSMHTDVPNHEPALLMMNTGNIQPIRPSLGSWVLYGLGSENENLPGFVVLRPTPNIVVGPALWSNSFLPAEYQATGVITSDMSVDKLVANVRNSVLAPAQQRRQIDLIQKLNHLHAAKREHDTALEGQIKAMETAYRMQSAASDAFDISREPAKMRELYGDTPFGRSCLLARRLAESGVRYISVYYTSSNNQPWDTHSDHYKRHPELCADSDRASAALISDLKQRGLLDDTLVVWTGEFGRTPYSQETEDKNKKVDPMRRGRDHHHTAFSTLLAGGGIKGGLAYGTSDELGMNAEENKVHVHDLHATILHQLGLDHEKLTYRYAGRDFRLTDVYGDVVHDILA; encoded by the coding sequence ATGACCCGGCGTGACGCTCTCCAACGACTCTCAGCGGGCTTCGGCGCGATCGGTCTCGCGGGCATGATGGGATCGCAGGCGAACGCGGCGGTGAAGCAGCAGGTCACGCCGAAGGCGAAGCGAGTGATCTTCCTCTTCATGAACGGCGCGCCGTCGCATATCGACACCTTTGATCCGAAACCGGCGCTGAAGAAATACGAGGGCCAGCAGCCGTCGGGCAAGCTTTACCGCGCACCGAAGACGAGCGGCTTCATGTCGTCGCCGCTGAAGTTTAGCAAGTGTGGTCAAAGTGGCATCGAGGTGAGCGAGAGCCTGCCAGCACTGGGCAGCATCATCGACGATTGCTGCGTCATTCGTTCCATGCACACGGACGTGCCAAATCATGAGCCCGCACTGCTCATGATGAACACCGGCAACATTCAGCCGATCCGCCCCTCGCTCGGCTCGTGGGTGCTGTATGGGCTTGGCAGCGAAAATGAGAACCTGCCGGGCTTTGTCGTGCTGCGGCCCACGCCGAACATCGTGGTGGGACCGGCGCTGTGGAGCAACTCTTTCCTGCCAGCCGAGTATCAGGCCACCGGTGTCATCACCTCCGACATGAGCGTGGACAAACTCGTCGCCAACGTGCGCAACTCTGTGCTCGCCCCCGCACAGCAGCGACGGCAGATCGATTTGATTCAGAAGCTCAATCACCTCCATGCCGCAAAGCGCGAGCACGACACCGCGCTGGAAGGGCAGATCAAGGCCATGGAGACCGCCTACCGCATGCAAAGCGCCGCCAGCGATGCCTTCGACATCAGCCGCGAGCCCGCGAAGATGCGCGAGCTGTATGGCGACACACCTTTTGGCCGCTCATGCCTGCTCGCACGTCGTCTCGCCGAGTCTGGCGTGCGCTACATCAGCGTCTATTACACCAGCAGCAACAATCAGCCCTGGGACACCCATAGCGACCACTACAAGCGCCACCCCGAACTCTGCGCCGACAGCGATCGCGCCTCCGCCGCGCTCATCAGCGATCTGAAACAACGCGGCCTGCTCGATGACACGCTCGTCGTCTGGACCGGCGAGTTTGGCCGCACGCCTTACTCGCAGGAAACCGAGGACAAGAACAAGAAGGTCGATCCGATGCGCCGCGGTCGTGATCATCACCACACCGCCTTCAGCACGCTGCTGGCCGGTGGTGGCATCAAAGGCGGACTCGCCTACGGCACCTCCGACGAACTCGGCATGAACGCCGAGGAAAACAAAGTCCACGTCCACGATCTGCACGCCACCATCCTGCATCAACTCGGCCTCGATCACGAAAAGCTCACCTACCGCTACGCCGGTCGCGATTTCCGCCTCACGGATGTGTATGGCGATGTGGTGCATGACATCCTCGCATGA
- a CDS encoding lactonase family protein produces MRTLLLLLAAMSLSAAEPLVFVSAFASGEKGGIHAFTFDSEKGTLKPLHRTTDIQNPFFIALSPDKRFLYAIDAEKFGGDEDENVAAFALEGRTGRMKRLNHQSARGTASCYLDVDAAGKSVLVANYSSGSVASLPVKSDGSLGEVVSFFQHSGSSADSSRQKGPNAHCFVISPDNKHALAADLGIDKIMIYTLDAATAKLTPNEAQPFAKLTPGSGPRHLTFHPGGKLVYVINELANTVTVFDRSAADGTLKEKQTIATLPADFTGKSYTADLKITPDGKHLYGTNRGHDSLASYRIAEDGTLTLLAIQPSGGKGPQNLLITPDGKWLLCANMPGNNVVVFKIDATSGSITAHGGPVEVPMASCIRWVE; encoded by the coding sequence ATGCGCACGCTCCTGCTCCTCCTTGCCGCCATGTCTCTGTCCGCCGCTGAACCACTTGTCTTCGTCTCGGCATTCGCCTCAGGTGAAAAGGGCGGCATTCACGCCTTCACCTTCGATTCGGAAAAAGGCACGCTGAAGCCGCTGCATCGCACGACAGACATCCAGAATCCGTTTTTCATCGCCCTCTCGCCGGACAAACGTTTTCTCTACGCCATCGACGCGGAGAAATTTGGCGGCGATGAGGACGAAAACGTAGCCGCCTTTGCCCTCGAAGGCCGCACAGGCCGCATGAAGCGTCTCAATCACCAATCCGCACGCGGCACGGCCTCCTGCTACCTTGATGTCGATGCCGCGGGCAAATCCGTGCTCGTTGCAAACTACTCCAGCGGCAGCGTCGCCTCGCTTCCCGTGAAAAGTGACGGCTCGCTGGGCGAGGTGGTCTCGTTTTTCCAACACAGCGGCTCCAGCGCCGATTCCTCGCGTCAAAAGGGGCCGAATGCGCACTGCTTCGTCATCAGTCCGGACAACAAGCACGCCCTCGCTGCCGATCTCGGTATCGACAAGATCATGATCTACACGCTCGATGCCGCCACGGCGAAACTGACGCCAAACGAGGCCCAACCCTTCGCCAAGCTCACGCCCGGCAGCGGTCCGCGACATCTCACCTTCCATCCCGGCGGCAAGCTCGTGTATGTCATCAACGAACTCGCCAACACGGTCACCGTCTTCGACCGGAGCGCCGCCGACGGCACGCTGAAGGAGAAACAAACCATCGCCACTTTGCCTGCCGACTTTACCGGCAAGAGCTACACCGCCGATTTGAAGATCACACCTGATGGAAAGCACCTCTACGGCACCAATCGCGGCCACGACAGCCTCGCCAGCTACCGCATCGCCGAGGATGGCACGCTCACACTACTCGCCATCCAACCCAGCGGCGGCAAAGGCCCGCAAAATCTGCTCATCACGCCCGATGGGAAGTGGCTATTATGCGCGAACATGCCGGGAAACAATGTCGTGGTGTTCAAGATCGACGCTACGAGCGGCAGCATCACAGCGC